GCCGATGTATCTGCCCACAGCCTGGTGCTTGGTGGAGGTGCACCTGTGTATGAGCGCGAGTTTAAGGAACCCGCGTACTATGCCGAGGCCCAAAAGTTCAGCATCGAGCAAGTACAGGAGCCCGACGATTATGTGATCACCGCGCGCGAAATGTTGGGTAATCCCAACATCGCCTCCAAAAAGTGGATATGGGAACAGTACGACTCAATGGTTGGCACAGCCAACATGAGTACCAATGGCCCTACCGATGCGGGTGTGGTGCGCATTAAAGGAGCATCACAGGCCCTGGCGCTCACTGTTGATTGCAATGCTCGATACGTTAACAACGACCCCGAGCAAGGCGCTGCCATTGCAGTAGCGGAGGCGGCCAGAAACATTGTTTGCACCGGAGGATTGCCATCGGCTATCACCAACTGTTTGAATTTTGGCAATCCATACAGCCCCGAAGTATATTGGCAGTTTGTGGGCGCTATTAAAGGTATGAGCAAGTCATGCGAAAGGCTCAAAACACCGGTAACCGGAGGAAACGTGAGCTTCTACAACCAGTCTGTAGCTTCCGACGGAAGTACGCGCCCGGTTTTCCCCACTCCAACCATCGGAATGGTGGGAATCATCCCTGATAAGAACAAAATCATGACCCTTGATTTCAAACAAAAAGGTGACCTGATTTTCTTGTTAGGGGCCTCAAAAAATGACCTGGGTTCATCAGAGTACCTGGCTTCCATGCGCGGCATTGAGTTGTCGCCGGCGCCTTACTTTAACCTCGATGAAGAAGTGGAGCTACACGAACTCCTGGGAAAACTTATCAATAAGCAAGTCATCAACGCGGCTCACGATGTTGCCGACGGTGGACTGTTCGTTACGCTTGTAGAAATGGGACTGCCCAATGGATTGGGCTTTGACATTCTCAGCGATTCAGAAATTCGTTTGGACGCATTTCTCTTTGGTGAAGCTCAGAGTAGAGCAGTGGTGGCAGTGAGCAGCGATCAGGAAGACGCTTTCCTGAAGGTGCTGAGTGCTACAAACGTACCCAATCTCATGCTGGGTCACGTTACCAAAGGTAAAATGGTGATTGACGACAACCACTTCGGCTTTATTGATGAAGCCCGCGAGATCTATGATCACGCCATAGCCCGCGAAATGCAGGGGCGTTGATTTGAGGTGCCTCAAAATATAAACCCCATTCGGATTACGTAGTTCCCTATGTAGGGGGAGTTGAGGTCCTGCACCAGGTCGTACAATACGGTAAGCGCCAAACCAGATCTTCTTCCGGCAGGCATGAAATACCCTGCACCGATAAACAGATGGGGTACAGTCATCCGGTGAAACTTAAAATCCTGGGTACGATCCCAGCCTTCAAAGCTCAGCACTTCAATTTCAGCATGAGCGAAAATATTCTCCAGGATAAATACACGTGAGTGAATG
This DNA window, taken from Cryomorphaceae bacterium, encodes the following:
- the purL gene encoding phosphoribosylformylglycinamidine synthase subunit PurL, translating into MESATKEVATLEQARDLGLMESEFNEICEIMGRTPNFTETAIYSVMWSEHCSYKNSILWLKKLPKDGPHMLVKAGEENAGLVDIGEGLACAFKIESHNHPSAIEPYQGAATGVGGINRDIFTMGARPIAQLNSLRFGKLSEDRTKWLLKGVVKGIGDYGNAFGIPVVGGEVFFNECYSANPLVNAMSVGIMEVGTMISAKASGVGNPVFIVGSATGKDGIQGASFASKDMSEESVKDLPAVQVGDPFQEKLLLEATLELAKTDAVIGMQDMGAAGITCSTSEMSAAGGVGMEIHLDKVPMRQDDMKPFEILLSESQERMLIVVKKGREDEVLRIFDKWDLNAAHIGEVTEGDRLRYYMHGELVADVSAHSLVLGGGAPVYEREFKEPAYYAEAQKFSIEQVQEPDDYVITAREMLGNPNIASKKWIWEQYDSMVGTANMSTNGPTDAGVVRIKGASQALALTVDCNARYVNNDPEQGAAIAVAEAARNIVCTGGLPSAITNCLNFGNPYSPEVYWQFVGAIKGMSKSCERLKTPVTGGNVSFYNQSVASDGSTRPVFPTPTIGMVGIIPDKNKIMTLDFKQKGDLIFLLGASKNDLGSSEYLASMRGIELSPAPYFNLDEEVELHELLGKLINKQVINAAHDVADGGLFVTLVEMGLPNGLGFDILSDSEIRLDAFLFGEAQSRAVVAVSSDQEDAFLKVLSATNVPNLMLGHVTKGKMVIDDNHFGFIDEAREIYDHAIAREMQGR